From a single Nicotiana tomentosiformis chromosome 2, ASM39032v3, whole genome shotgun sequence genomic region:
- the LOC138904999 gene encoding uncharacterized protein: MVDNRIQAISHGESDNQLHAEIVNDLKQMLDEHNVLAKSFRMLRDRFQVDRSSNIRLRLIGKRGCDGRRYNLPTVSEVDALVVGDFEQTTSDRDIIVESQSGQLQRINELNGAYLGLQYPLLFPYGEDGYREDIPLNEKDESTGGRKCVSTREYLSYKIQERKHELPTIVSFRMLFQQFLVDGYTMMESFRLRFIRLHQKQLRAHFYKGLEDVVLHGDIEPSS; encoded by the exons ATGGTGGACAATAGAATTCAGGCTATCAG TCATGGTGAAAGTGATAATCAACTTCATGCTGAAATTGTGAATGATCTGAAGCAAATGCTTGATGAACACAATGTTCTGGCAAAGTCATTTAGAATGTTAAGAGATCGATTTCAAGTAGATCGAAGCTCAAATATTAGACTCAGATTAATAGGGAAAAGAGGCTGTGATGGAAGAAGATACAACTTGCCAACAGTTTCAGAGGTAGATGCTTTGGTGGTTGGCGATTTTGAACAAACAACGTCTGACAGAGATATCATAGTTGAAAGCCAATCTGGACAACTACAAAGGATAAATGAACTAAATGGTGCATACTTAGGTTTGCAATATCCGTTACTATTTCCATATGGTGAAGACGGATACCGAGAAGATATTCCGTTAAATGAAAAGGATGAATCGACTGGTGGAAGGAAATGTGTTAGCACGCGTGAATACTTATCATACAAAATTCAAGAAAGGAAGCATGAACTCCCAACAATTGTATCGTTTAGAATGTTATTTCAGCAATTTTTGGTAGATGGATATACAATGATGGAATCTTTTCGATTAAGGTTTATTAGGCTTCATCAAAAACAGCTGAGAGCCCACTTTTACAAAGGGTTAGAAGATGTTGTTTTGCATGGAGATATTGAACCTTCTTCTTAA
- the LOC138905000 gene encoding uncharacterized protein → MAKTSKTVPQKEKASSSQSSGDKASVEPSVYDYVPGPCVTKDAALRSSSGEEGTKSPVPKPRTDKKRKAASWSEDPKPKTRRVRRKAISPPIDSIQREEEEEEEEEEEEEEEEEEEEEEEEEEEEEEEEEDNASALVIRSAKDIEVTRAPEPMAAVPVRVGPGILSLD, encoded by the exons atggctaaaacttcaaaaactgtacctcagaaggagaaagcttcttcttcacagtcGTCCGGCGATAAGGCGTCGGTGGAGCCGTCCGTCTACGActatgttcccggcccgt gtgtaaccaaggatgctGCTTTGAGGtcttcgagcggtgaagaaggaaccaagtccccggtcccgaaacCGAGGACAGATAAAAAGCGAAAAGCTGCCTCTTGGTCAGAGgatcccaagcccaaaactcgaagggtgaggaggaaggcaatttCTCCTCCGATTGACTCGATCCAacgagaagaagaagaagaagaagaagaagaagaagaagaagaagaagaagaagaagaagaagaagaagaagaagaagaagaagaagaagaagaagaagaagaagacaatgcctcggctttggtgatccgatctgcaAAAGATATCGAGGTCACCAGAGCCCCTGAGCCGATGGCGGCGGTACCGGTCAGGGTCGGTCCTGGAATCCTGAGTCTTGATTAG